One genomic segment of Candidatus Nanoarchaeia archaeon includes these proteins:
- a CDS encoding DUF2283 domain-containing protein yields MKFEYDKDADAAYVYFQYPIRDGEAKNTIELNDNIVLDFDAQGKLLGVEILNASTVLKKEVLKAKA; encoded by the coding sequence ATGAAATTTGAATACGACAAAGACGCGGACGCAGCATATGTATACTTCCAGTACCCTATAAGAGATGGTGAAGCGAAGAATACCATTGAATTAAATGATAACATAGTTCTTGATTTTGATGCACAAGGAAAGCTCCTCGGAGTTGAAATTCTCAATGCAAGTACTGTGTTAAAAAAGGAAGTTCTAAAGGCAAAGGCGTAG